The DNA region aagaagtttggttacctcgtccttgatgaatgcatattttacctcggactggggtcttctcttttgttttaccgggcgAAACTTCGGGTTcaagctcagtcgatgtgtagcgatttccggcgggatccctgtcatatctaaatgggaccaagcaaaacaatccatattatcgaTATGGGTAGATGCTCGATcgggtatacctttcgatcgggtagatgctcgatcagtacgacttgctccagctcctcgaccgtcgatttggtggcgtcggaatcctcgaggattatgaaggatcgagggatccaataGTCATCGTCCTCGTCCGTTCCCTGCTTCTCCGATTGAGTCGAGGCTGGGTAGCTGTGGTTTCTATTTAGCTTCCTGTTTTCTTTTGGACTCCGATCCTTTTATTGACGAAATTGCTGATACCGGTATTACTtcatcgaccgcgaacatctctttggcagcatgttgttccccatacaccATTTTTACTCCATCCGATTTTGGGAACATCAGtatttggtgaagggttgaggggaccgccctcatgttgtaaatccagggtcttccgagtagtgcattgtatctcatatcgccttcgatcacatgAAACTTTATTTATTGAATAATTCCGGCTATATTTACTCGTAGGATGATTTCACCTTTAGTTAtttcgcttgccatgttaaagccattgagaatccgagctgcgggtacgatctgatcttgtaggccgagctgctctacgagcctcgatcgaataatattggccgaacttcctggattaataaaaacacgtttaacttgaattctattcataaggatagagattaccaaagcatcaCTGTGGGGTTGTGAAATCCCTTCTATTTCCTCAttattgaatgataaagtgccttctggcacatagtctcgagttcgtttttctctggtgattgatactttagtgcgtttgaacatggccccttgtggaatatcgaccccaccaacgatcatgtgaatcacatgctgtggttcttcctgctcattCTTCTTGTTTGCGTCTCTATCTCTGAAATGGTTTTTatctcggtcgctcaagaattctcgaaggtgaccctcgttgaatagacgggccacctcctcccttagttgtctgcagtTTTCGATTttatgaccatgtgtaccatggtatttgcatgtTTGATTGGGGTTCCTTTGGGATGGATTGGTTTGTAGGGGTATGGGCCATTTAATAACTTTGATTCTtccaatggctgacacaatacctgatgcgtcgatgctgaagttgtattttgACAATCGTGGTGCTTCTATGGGATTggcatgtttatcgaagccacttttgttcatgagccctcgagagctcttTCTTCGATCGTTCCTTCAATCATTTCGGATGGGATTGCGTCCTGGGCTGTTGTTTCTACGATTTGTGTTGTATGGTAGATACATATCTCTGCTCGACCGGGGTTCTTTgtcgatatccctttgagttctgCCGACGGGCTTGTTTGGATAAGTGGGATCGGAAggggtccccaattgatcatcctcgaccctgatcttcgactggtaccgattatgtacatcggcccaggttaccgctggatattcaattaaattctgctttagctgtcgtgatgccaccgaacttcgttcgttcaaaccttgagtaaaggcctgaacagcccaatcatctatgaccggtggtagttccatgcgttccatctgaaaccgagatacgaattccctcaacatttcgttgtctttttttctcaatttgaaaaggtccgattttctagtcgcaacctttattgctccggcatGTGCCTTAACGAAGGAGTCTGtaagcatggcgaaggaatcgatggaattaggatggaattaggcggcaaattatggtaccatatcattgctcctttcgacaagttttctccaaatttctttagtaGAACAaattcaatctcatcgtcttctaagtcatttccctttattgcgcatgtataagaagtgacatgctcgttaGGGTCAGTGGTCctgttgtacttaggaatttctggcattcagaatttcttcggaatgggtttcggtgccgcactcggagggaaaggcttctgtacAAATTTCTTTGAATCAATACCTTTTAGAATCGGCGGCGCTCCCGATATTTGGTCAACCTgggagttgtatgtctctactttcttgtcatttgcctcgattttcttttctcccgattcaatccgtttagtgagctcctcgaacaTTTTCATAATGGCGGGGTCAGTTCCCGATTTGTTGGCATTCGACCTTTCCGGCACAGGCTCGGTCCTTTGAACGACTTCTAGTTCAATCCTACTCGATGCTCGGTGTTGATTTTGTAGTTATGCTATAGCGGCCtattgagcctgtaacatttcgaatatcaattggaggctaactccaccatcttctccGTCCTGCGTATctcgaccacctgatcgaacttCCTTGTGTATACTACCTTCAGGCTCAACGCCCATATTTGCATTTAGGGAgacatgtgaactgacatcgacGGGATTTGCAATTGGTGCTCCCTCGAGGTCGGCCTGAGGCACCTCGATTCCTGGGGCGGCTATGTTGTCGTTTTCCCCGTGAAATCCAAGGCTGTCGTCACCATGTGTAGGTGctgcttgtgagtttgacatgtttatcctaaaaacaaagattcttacgagaacaagtgtaaagcagcGTGTGttattgaaattagtattaagcaatcactattatccttagccccacggtgggcgccaaactgtttacccttaaaattggataacaattaaacttaaaatatgattccaaggacacgtgatttcacctaataccaattgataaatgtgaggatgagtaatagaaattaacaataaagtaaagcaaaccagtgttagaatgaaagtcagccctcgagtttggacaccctcgaactggttgatgcaaGAACTATGAAAGTATAACAAGCTGAATAACAATGGTGAGAACAAtaaagagaattatattgctttttATGTCTGTCAATCGTGACctacaaatgattagaacccccctttatatagtagaagagttCCACTTATGGTACAATTTTTTAATTACAGAAAGAAACCctatgattagctaattaactgtttctgatttgatccgttccaaGATTTACgtcatgatcctcgaccagtcaccgaGATTTACTCCATGATCCTCGGTCAGCCGCGGATATCTTTCCTTTCTGTTAttatgctatcttcgatcttgctcaatgtctgtctcatttggcttcgatcgctactagcctcgatctcgacaggtacctcggtTCTGAGCTCAGTATCTTATCCTCGTGATATGGCCTATTCCGTTACGAGACCGTTCTTCGATGCAAACTCCCGGTCTCGGTCAAACAGTAAAATCGGGTGGGCCTGGTTTTAACGGTATACAAATGGTTAAAtgaattttagaagaaaaaaaagtagcAAATTGATAACCTCTTTTATTCCATTGCAAATAAATAATCCACTACGCGTAAAGATTGTCGAAAACATCCCTCCATCCTtaattaaaagttcaaagttgAATCTAAAAATGAAATTGTTTTTTGTAgaaagtattttattttcaaagtagGACTTTCCAGTGTTTAGTCGGACCaaagaaatggaaaaaaaaaaattaaggaaaaaagaTTATTATCCAGTAAACATCAATTTGCATAGTGTGGGGCCACCCACTAAAAGAGGATAAGAAAACATCTTCAAGAATTGGTCCCAATTCCCTAATATACTCTGCCCAGTACTTGAAGGAAACAAAACAAACTGCATACGTGAAGGCAAAGAGAGACAAAACCTCTTGCTTTACTTCAAGCAATAAACAAACTCAAACTCTCTCTCCCATTTTcaactatatatatacacacacaataaTTGCTTGTATACACAAAATATAAGTGTCATTATTTATAACAAGACTTGCAGCAGTGAGCTCACTCTATAACTAACCTCATCATCTCTTCTGTATAATCTTTTACTACGTCAGAGCAGCAAAACCCACAAGTTTATTTGCTGGGCCAGCTCATTTCCAGGTGAAAAAACAGAGTGATCTTGATATATTAATGAATTCCTCATATTTGGTCTTTCTTGTTTCTTGCTATTAGTAATTGAACTTTTGAGATTTTCCAATTCTGTTTCCTCTTTTGATCACTGTATTCTATTCATTTCTGGAATAACTTCGGCAATTCTTGTTCAATTAAGGGAAATGGAGGAGAGTGAAGGAAATTAATTGTGCTCCCTTGTTTGCTTTGAGTGCAAATTAAAAGTTGGGCTTTTTCTCTTCCTATAAACTTAGGGGCCGTCTAATTTGTCAACAAGTTATACACCGATGGATTATAATATAGGGATAGTAGTACAGTTAATAATAATTGCCATAGTATATGCATTGTTATAGGGTGATGATTAATCTTATAATATCTGGATATATATTGAATaatccataaataaataaaaaggcagcccggtacactaagctcccgctatgcgcggggtcgggaagagccggaccacaagggtctattgtacgcagccttaacttgcatttctgcaagaggctgtttccacgacttgaacctgtgacctcctggtcacatgacaacaactttaccagttacgccaagtcTCCCCTTCCAATCTGGATATATATTGTATAATCCATAcatttgtttaaaaataaaaaacaataaaaaaatagaatttataATTATCAAATTTTAGTATATAAAAACAAGGAACGCAGCCTTATCTTGCATTCCTAGAATAGACAATATTCCATGACTTGTACTTGTGACCAGAGGCCGACCCAGGAGTTGAAGGTCGCAGATGCACTTTTGGAATCAAGCAAAATTTGTTTTGTATATAGGGTGTCCACTACTAATATATCACTATATTCTAAAGACATATACATGAAATTTTTGCCGTATTTTATGGGTGCCGATGACTCCTCTCTGTATAGCATGGGTGCGCCTCTATTTGTGACCTCCTGATCATATGGTGGCGACTTTTTCCCTTGCATCAAAGCAATAGCTTCCAATCTTAAGCTCAATAATTTAGTGTAGCACAATAAGTTTGGCTTTTGAGCCATTATATCTAGCATCTCCTTATGAATTCAACTTAATGAGTTTCATTTGTATTATGGATTTGGTCATTTTGTCATTCTTCAGTCCTTCTGTCATTTTAATCTGACAAAGCTTATCCAGTAACTTGGATACTTTGGGAACTAATGTGTGAGCCAATAGACATAATATTTGCACTACAACATTTTCTCCTTTTTATGGCTTAtcttttatgtattgaattgtattccttgatTGCTGTTACTATCGTGCTAGTATAAGCAGAAAAATCCGACAAACCTGACTCTTATTGTTATTAATTCAGACAATAATCTTTTCGGTTCTGTCTTATGCTGACATTAGGTTGTTGTAAAAGGAAGCAACTTGATAACTTTATACTTCCATTAATGATCAAAATCTAACTGAATTTGCACCTTTCTCAGAGCTTAAATAGGCTGCAGGCCTACAGCAGCAACAGCGAATAGACTGAGAAGGAGATGGAGTCAAGGCATTCCCTTTATCACGTACTGCTTTTAATTTTGTGCGGTCTGTCTGCCCTGTGTCAATGTTCGGCTACTGGGGTTGAAGCGAACCAGACAGCAGTATTGTTTGTGAATGCATCTGAAGCATCAGCAAGGAAAATACCTGATACTCTTTTTGGTATATTCTTTGAGGTGAGTTTAGTCAGTTGGGTTCTCAATTTGTATTGCAAATGAGAAGTGTATACCTTCTAATTTTTAGTATGTAACTCATTTCTTGTATTAGGTGTTTGTTTGCCATATTCTTTTTCATGCAATCGTTTCTTCTACCGGACAACTATTTCTAATGTATATGATACTCAGAATCATAACATCCTGCTTCTTGAAAATACATCTAGAATACGTTTTAATTAATTCATTCCGGCAAGCCAAAATCCCCATTCTCAATTCTTGAAAAAATTTCCTGTTTGATCAGTTTTTGAACTAAAGAAAAAAGTAGGAATGTCAATTGATTTCCTGTTTCAACATTTTCCAAATATCTGGAAGAGAATAATACATGCCTTCTTTATGTGGGCATAAAGGGAAAACTTTTCCTCAATAAATTGGACTGAATTTTCCTTGAAATTAGATGATGTCAATTGATTTTAGTTTATAACACCCGGAACGTTGTATTTCAGGAGATCAATCATGCTGGAGCTGGTGGATTGTGGGCTGAGCTTGTCAGCAACAGAGGTCAGCTTGACTTTATTGTTGCCTTAGCAAAGGAAAAttctctaaaaagaaaaataatacatgCTTCACTTCGTAGTGATTAAGTAGTAATTGGATTTTTTTGACCttaaaaagaaggaaaacaaaGGACAAACAGGAATCATACGGAAAGGATGAAGTATTTACGTTTATGTTGCTCGAGCAGAAAATTAGAGACAATCATTACATGATTTTGTGCTGAATTTTCTCTTGGATCGCCattatttcttttccctttcgAAATATTTCTTCTTAGGTGACTGTTAACCTGGAGTGCTTTATTCTTAGTGTGCCACTATAGTACAAGACGTtgctttttgaattttgactgaTAAGAAGACTTTGGTCAAAATACTAATAAGGCACTAAATGTGAAATTTCTAGTTCTATTCATGCAATAAGAGTTTTACCTCCTATATATTCTTGACATTTATTTTATAAGTGTTAAATTTCTTGAAATCACTTTCAGGTTTTGAAGCTGGAGGCCCAAATGTACCTTCGAATATTGATCCTTGGTCTATCATCGGGGATGAGTCCTCAGTGATTGTCTCGACAGATCGTTCATCATGCTTTGATCGGAATAAAATTGCACTTCGAATGCAGGTGCTCTGTGACCATAGAGGCACCAATATCTGCCCAGATGGAGGAGTTGGTATCTACAACCCTGGATTTTGGGGCATGGTATGTTTATCATGCTTGACTGAAATGTTGTTCACGCGTTCCCCTTTCTTCCTCTCTCAAGGATTCACTGTGACAATGTCCAATTTTGTGCAATAGTATAAGCACATTGGATAGTCACATCCCAAGCTCATGTCACATATTGTCCGCTTTAGTCCAAGAAATCTCACGGATTTGTACCTTATTGTACTATGCCGCATCGAGCCTAAAAAAGCGCCTACCATGTGAATTTGTACTCTATTCTATATAACacttcattttcctttttctttttgatgtGGAATTTGCCTAAGGTATTATATGCACTCTTTCTTCAGAAGAAGCCTGCCAATCCTTCTTTTTGACCTGTCCTCCGTTATGGGCGTCACATACACCCCCATAGGGACTTAGTGAAGAAGAGTTTTGCCCCACCATTGTATTGCGGGAGTTCGGTGtcgataccatattgtcacggcCCAAGCCCATGGTAAGTATTATCCACTTTGTCCCATCAAACCTTACAGATTTGTTCTTTGTTGCACTATGCCACATGAAGACCAAAAGCACATGTACCATGTGAACATGTGCTATATAAGATAGAATTTATGTTTACATGCTATGCACGCGTTTGGGCTCGATATGGCGTAATCCAATAATGGACAAATTCGTGAGGCTTGTTGGGCCAAAGCAGACAATACGTACTATGGGCTTTGGTAGTAACATGGATTTCCTTCAATGGTATCATCAATTCTTCGCTTAGATTTCAATCAGAATTTTGTTATAAACTAAGATGCCGATCTAGGTGGTGCTTTCTTTAAGTATTCTTTGGTGCATGTTCTGTATTTATTGTCCTCATTTTATGCTTTCTTTCAGAATATTGAGCAGGGAAAGAGTTATAAACTAGTGCTTTATGTTCGTTCGCAAGAATCAATCAATGTATCTGTCGCTTTAACTGGTTCAAATGGATTGCAAAAGTTGGCTACTTCCAACATAGTGTAAGTATATGTCTAGCTAGTTTTATTTCCAGTGTTTTTACAAAGTTTGCTTCTTGCACACAATTCATTCAACATGTTCTTGCAGAACTGCCGATGTTTCAAGTTGGACAAAAGTGGAAATTCTGTTAGAAGCAAAAGGATCAGATCCCAATTCAAGACTCGAATTGAGATCAACTACAAAAGGTGTTATATGGTTTGATCAAGTGTCATTGATGCCTATGGACACATATAAGGTATGTAACTTAGAACTTTCTTGTAGGCATTCAGAGAAGGCTCAAATTTAATCAAGGAGACTGGCTTTAATGCAGCTGGCTGAGTTAATGACATATTTCTGAACCAAAAAACTCCTAAAGTGGATTGTTTATATCAATCAGTAAACTAACCTTTATCCAAATAAATTGGGGTCGCCTATAAATGAATCCTCTCTCAATACTTCAGAGGATATTATTAGGTTTTACATTTGGGAAAAATTAAAACTTCTTGACCATGTAGGCATTGTTAACTAATAATGTGTAAAATTGTCAATGAAGATAAATTCACAAATTATTGCAACTAGTTTcgattccttttctttcttatttttcatttttgtaggaCATTAGttgtatttgcatgataaatgtGGTTTGTGGCAATTTTCTTGGCACAGGGCCATGGCTTCAGGAAAGATCTTTTTGGAATGCTTAAAGATTTGAAACCAGCATTCATTAGATTTCCAGGTATTCTCCAATACATTTCAGCTTCTTCCATGAGGATCATGTAACTGTACCAACTGATGGACTGTGAATTACAGTTATTAGTATTTTGTACCTGCTacttatttataacttttttCACATGAGCCCTTCTTGACGAGGAAGTAAAATATCAGTTGAGAGGAATTATTCATGAGTAAATTGGACACAGAAAGTATAGTTAAAAAAAATGTTATGCAAGGAAGAACTTCGAAAGCCACAGGAGGCCAGCTACTTCTTAAAGATAAAAAAGAAGTCCATGTACAACTGTCTTAAGTATTCCTATAATTTTTTTCTCACAGGAGTTTCAGTAATATcgtttttttcatttctttagaCTCCTCTCAAACAGAGACTGAGTGGTGTACTTCTATTAAAGGAAAAGTTATCTTGTAAAGATTGAATTTGGGTGAATTGATAGATGAGTAAAGGTGTAGTGTAATAAGGGATTTAGTCATTTAGTATAGGTGAATTGATAGATGAGTAAAGGTTTAATCATTTAGTATAGGTGAATATCCTCCCTAGACACTTGATGAAAGAATTAAGAGGAGTTGAGGAGTATTCTACCTAGAAATTAATGGAGCAGAGGCTTCTAAATATTTGATGATTCCAACGGCATGTCTCATGAAAATACTTACAATTTCTGGTTTTTGAATTCCACGTATGATTCTTTTGGTATACTTCATGAAATCACCTGAAAAATTCTGTAACAGATCAATTCTGCTAAGTGAGATATGTACATCTTTAATTCTAAGACTGATATTTAGAATTTCCAAGTCTGATCTGATTAATGTCATTATCTGGAtcactattttttcttttttgttttttttaataaatattctgACTTATTTCGCATCAAAACTGGAGTTACAACATAGTATTCTACTGATGATTCAAAGCAGCTGCGACCCTGCATATATCATCTGCGTTATGACATTTAGCAAGTTTCCAGAAAGATATTTGCTAACAGGATATTTCCAATTATTAAGTGTCAATTTCCCTCAAGTCTTAATAGTAACTTTCTCTTAAACACTTAGATCAAAGAACTATCAGTCTATCACCGTTGAGTAATATGGGAGATGAACTGTTACATGTGGGATTAGTATCAGAaactgttcaaagtttattacaTTTTCTTACTTCCAAATCTGTGACCAATTAATGCAAGTATTTCCCATCAGACTTCGACTTCTGATTTCTCAACATATAGTAACATGTTTCCTTCCCTAGGGGTTAGCTTGAAGGAACTTAACTTGAAATTTACTAGAAACTCggactttctttttttcttttcttttcttgttttgcttTACTTCTTTGAAGCAATCAAATTTCTCTTTTTCAACTAGCTTATATGGAGTTTGCTAGGAAAAGGGAATAGGACAAATATAGTAAAAAGTTTCATCAATTAGAGGACTTACTTTTCCAAGATTGTGTTGTGTGTTCTTTACAGGCTCCCTTTTCATTTTACCTCTGTGAAGGCCCCCTATCAGTCTGCGTATCTTCTATATGAGCTTCTTAATGATCACGATTATCCAATGTTGATAAATCTTTCATGTTATAGGTGGATGTTTTGTTGAAGGTGACTATTTAAGAAATGCATTTAGGTGGAAAGAAACCATTGGACAATGGGAAGAGAGGCCGGGGCACTTTGGTGATGTTTGGAATTACTGGACTGATGATGGGCTTGGCCATTTTGAGTTCCTGCAGGTAATATTCTATGTTCTATGGCCATTTTGGCTGGTCATGCATGCtaaccacacacacacacaccaaaaTAAAAACAGCACGCATGCAGACACTTGATGCAAACATTTGTGTGCTTCTGAATGTGAATAACTCCAGTCCTTTTCTGCAGCTTGCCGAGGACTTAGGTGCACGGCCAGTGTGGGTTTTCAACAACGGTAGCCCCCCCACTCCTGCAAATGCACTATTCTTTGTCTATTAGTTAATTTcgtttgtttacttgatttaatTCTTCTTCCTTTTATGCTTCTAAATTTTTCAGGAGTCAGCCACCATGATGAAGTTGACACTTCCGCTATTTTACCTTTTGTGCAAGTAGGTTTCTTGAATGTTTAGCTCATCAAAATATGATCTGAGATTTAATAGAATAAATATACTGTAGATTTTATCTAGTGTTGTAAACCTTTCTCTTGTTTGTCAGCTGTGAATTCCTAGCGATTAAAAACTCACATCACTAAAAGCTACATTTTAATGGCTATAATACTTGCGGGTTGAAACTTTTCTTGGCTTGTGCATTAATAAGTTTATTGTGTTACATATTCAAGTCACCAAAATAATTAATCTTTTGAAATCAACTTACAGAGTAGACATCATTTTTTATTGTTGCCTAAATTGGTTAAGAAAGTAAAATTAGCAGTGGAAACACACTCTTGCTTCCCGCTTTGTAGCAACAATTCGTCTTCATTCAGTCCGTGCTACATTACATTTATACGAATATATTTTGTGTCTATCCAGGAAATCTTAGATGGTCTTGAGTTTGCAAGAGGTGATCCTACCTCAACATGGGGTTCTGTGCGAGCCAAAATGGGACATCCGGAGCCCTTTGATTTGAAATATGTGGCGATTGGAAATGAGGATTGTGGAAAGTCAAAATACCGTGGTAGGCATACTTATCGTATTTGGGAGATCATATTTGTCCGTTGTTTCACAGGGAGCTTATTAATAGAGCATAAAGGATTCATATTTTGCATAACTTCTAGCacatattttttacaattttctGCATAGGTCAACGCAGCGCGCCTATCTTAGAGAAAAAGATTCTCGTGTGTGATTTCTGTTCCTTGTGATACAGGAAATTACCTCAAGTTCTATTCATCCATCAAAGATGCATACCCAGATATTAGGATAATCTCAAACTGTGATGGTTCTTCCAGTCCACTGGATCACCCAGCTGATTTATATGATTTTCATGTAAGATCTTGACGCTTTTCTGACTCTTTCAATGTATCTGAAGCTTTAACTTTGATTTCTTTGTCTTTGCGCGAGCTTTAACTTTGTGATGTTTCTATTGTTAGATTTATAGCAGCGCAAGTTCTGTATTTTCTAATGCTCGCCATTTTGATAGTACACGTCGCAGTGGACCAAAGGTCGGTAAAGcttcctttttgatgatgaatgAGTTAAATTACTAAGTGGTGCTTATGTATACATATATTTCTACAGGCTTTTATAAGTGAGTATGCTGTGACTGGAAATGATGCTGGTAAAGGTAGTCTTTTAGCAGCATTGGCTGAAGCTGGATTCCTCATTGGGGTAGAAAAGAACAGGTACCTGTGTAATATATGtctaattttctttttaaatttttgaaacgCTTCCCATGTGTATCTAGAGTCGGTGGCTGCGTCACTGCTTCTTTTGAGGGGAAAAAGCTGGTACAGCAAATTCGTAGTTCCTCAGGGGCGGGGGGTTTATTTCTCAGtcttctgttttcttttcttttactttttcctCGTTATAGAAAACTTATGAGGGGCAGACCACATTCAGAAAAAAAATTCAGGGACAGCTTCCACCCGCTAATAGCTAAAGCTATTGCTATGTAGACCTTAGATCATCCAATTAATGAGTTTATTTAATCCTACAACGATAAAGTGATATGATTTTTACTTTGACGAATTACTTATAGAAAGGGTGATATGTGATTTTACTTAATGAAGTCCACGTTGATTAACGCCCTTCTCTTTTTCATATGCAAATAACTGATCTTTCCTTTAGCTTTTACTTGAAAATGTTTTAATCTATGCCGGTCCATCATACAGTATACTATGTGGTACCTTTATTAACTGTATGCCGGATGACTTTGATCTTAGAGATCAGGCATCGACTATGCTAATCACCTTAAACTAATCGATAttccatctttttttcttttctatgttCTCTTTGTTTGATGTTACTTGAAATTTTCCCATGTGCAGCGAAGCAATTGAAATGGCAAGTTATGCACCCCTATTTGTTAATGACAATGACAGGAGGTATATCTGATTGCTTCTCctcttatttctcttttcttttttgtttttccttaaaGATTCTCTTAATGTATTCTATCGGACAAATTGTTCTTTCATGTAGGTGGAATCCAGACGCAATTGTGTTCACCTCTTCACAAATGTATGGAACCCCTAGTTATTGGATGCAGCATTTCTTCAAAGAGTCAAATGGCGCAACTCTTCTGAGTTCATCACTGCAAGCTAATCCTTCAAATTCACTTATAGCATCTGCCATCACTTGGCGAAATTCAGTTGATAACAACGAGTATTTGAGAAtaaaggtgtggatattttctTGTTTTGGTTCATCGCTCTTGGAGGGTTAAGGTCGGCTAGTTTCTTATGGTTATCGTTAGCACTTCAAGACTTTTGAATGGTCTACATTCACCCTTAACAAGTAGAAATTTCTATACTAAGTAGATGTGATGAGTAAATGATAGTTCAGGTTCAAAAGGGAAATTAGCTGACAACATAATTTTATTTCCGAAATCCTAAGATGCACCATCATTCTGACTATTTTGCATTTATACAGTACCATTCTCCATCTTTAATTAGTTCATTACTCATATGTTAAGATATTTTCCCCAGGTCGTGAACTTCGGGACCATCACCGTTACTCTTAAAATCTCTATCAGCGGATTGGATCAGAACTCTTTAGAGTCATCTGGAGCTATAAAAACTACATTAACATCCACCAATGTGATGGATGAAAATTCCTTCAAAGAACCTAATAAGGTACAAACATCCTTTCGTTTAATTCTTTTATATCCTAAAAAGGTTCGTGGTATTTCACGgaatatattattttctggatCTGCTAGCAAGATTTGTTGGTTTGACATAAGCTGTTTCACAGTTAGCAGCTAAACTTTGTCTCGTCAACAGTTCAATATCTACTGAAATGTTGTAATTTAGCGATATCTAAGTTACAATTTAGGGTAATTAAGAGAACTTTCACCTCTTTTAGTGTCTGAAGAGC from Nicotiana tabacum cultivar K326 chromosome 24, ASM71507v2, whole genome shotgun sequence includes:
- the LOC107809578 gene encoding alpha-L-arabinofuranosidase 1, translated to MESRHSLYHVLLLILCGLSALCQCSATGVEANQTAVLFVNASEASARKIPDTLFGIFFEEINHAGAGGLWAELVSNRGFEAGGPNVPSNIDPWSIIGDESSVIVSTDRSSCFDRNKIALRMQVLCDHRGTNICPDGGVGIYNPGFWGMNIEQGKSYKLVLYVRSQESINVSVALTGSNGLQKLATSNIVTADVSSWTKVEILLEAKGSDPNSRLELRSTTKGVIWFDQVSLMPMDTYKGHGFRKDLFGMLKDLKPAFIRFPGGCFVEGDYLRNAFRWKETIGQWEERPGHFGDVWNYWTDDGLGHFEFLQLAEDLGARPVWVFNNGVSHHDEVDTSAILPFVQEILDGLEFARGDPTSTWGSVRAKMGHPEPFDLKYVAIGNEDCGKSKYRGNYLKFYSSIKDAYPDIRIISNCDGSSSPLDHPADLYDFHIYSSASSVFSNARHFDSTRRSGPKAFISEYAVTGNDAGKGSLLAALAEAGFLIGVEKNSEAIEMASYAPLFVNDNDRRWNPDAIVFTSSQMYGTPSYWMQHFFKESNGATLLSSSLQANPSNSLIASAITWRNSVDNNEYLRIKVVNFGTITVTLKISISGLDQNSLESSGAIKTTLTSTNVMDENSFKEPNKVSPVKAMLEKVSESMDVVLSPRSLTSFDLLRKSISSSVDTDSVLKSSY